In one window of Oncorhynchus gorbuscha isolate QuinsamMale2020 ecotype Even-year linkage group LG23, OgorEven_v1.0, whole genome shotgun sequence DNA:
- the LOC124011644 gene encoding patatin-like phospholipase domain-containing protein 4 isoform X2 produces MTVPVVNLSFAACGFLGIYQLGACGAILRHGDKLMSSLRACAGASAGALVAAVMVTAPDKLQVRWEGIEEFLPGNAHIKAGNRLHISITHSKSGKNTIVSSFASREDLIKALLASSFVPVYAGIKPVEWQGQKWIDGGFTDSLPILPEGRTITVSPFAGPQDICPKHRGLMNLHLKLANMDVMFSKENIIRLNQSLFPPLEERMNQYCKEGHDDAVRFLKNENWIQ; encoded by the exons ATGACAGTGCCAGTGGTGAACCTTTCTTTTGCTGCGTGTGGATTCCTGGGTATCTACCAACTGGGCGCATGTGGAGCCATCCTGAGACACGGAGACAAGCTGATGAGCTCTCTCAGGGCATGTGCCGGGGCATCTGCTGGAGCTCTGGTGGCTGCAGTGATGGTCACTGCTCCAGACAAACTACAGGTAAGATG GGAGGGAATCGAGGAGTTTCTGCCTGGCAATGCCCACATTAAAGCAGGCAATCGCCTTCACATCTCTATAACACATTCAAAAAGTGGCAAGAACACCATCGTGTCCAGCTTTGCCTCCAGGGAGGACCTCATAAAG GCACTCTTGGCCAGTAGTTTTGTGCCCGTCTATGCTGGAATCAAACCGGTGGAATGGCAAGGACAG AAATGGATTGACGGGGGATTCACGGATAGTCTCCCCATCCTGCCAGAGGGACGTACCATCACAGTCTCCCCCTTCGCAGGTCCCCAAGACATCTGCCCAAAACACAGAGGGCTCATGAACCTCCACCTCAAACTGGCCAACATGGACGTAATG TTTTCCAAAGAGAACATCATCAGGTTAAACCAGTCCTTATTCCCTCCGTTAGAGGAAAGGATGAACCAGTATTGTAAAGAGGGTCATGACGATGCAGTGAGGTTTCTGAAGAACGAAAACTGGATCCAGTAG
- the LOC124011644 gene encoding patatin-like phospholipase domain-containing protein 4 isoform X1, producing MTVPVVNLSFAACGFLGIYQLGACGAILRHGDKLMSSLRACAGASAGALVAAVMVTAPDKLQSVKEFTFRFAKDVRSQRFGAVTPGYNFMLTLREGIEEFLPGNAHIKAGNRLHISITHSKSGKNTIVSSFASREDLIKALLASSFVPVYAGIKPVEWQGQKWIDGGFTDSLPILPEGRTITVSPFAGPQDICPKHRGLMNLHLKLANMDVMFSKENIIRLNQSLFPPLEERMNQYCKEGHDDAVRFLKNENWIQ from the exons ATGACAGTGCCAGTGGTGAACCTTTCTTTTGCTGCGTGTGGATTCCTGGGTATCTACCAACTGGGCGCATGTGGAGCCATCCTGAGACACGGAGACAAGCTGATGAGCTCTCTCAGGGCATGTGCCGGGGCATCTGCTGGAGCTCTGGTGGCTGCAGTGATGGTCACTGCTCCAGACAAACTACAG AGTGTCAAAGAGTTTACCTTCAGATTTGCGAAAGATGTCAGAAGCCAGAGGTTTGGAGCTGTGACTCCTGGATATAACTTCATGCTTACACTCAG GGAGGGAATCGAGGAGTTTCTGCCTGGCAATGCCCACATTAAAGCAGGCAATCGCCTTCACATCTCTATAACACATTCAAAAAGTGGCAAGAACACCATCGTGTCCAGCTTTGCCTCCAGGGAGGACCTCATAAAG GCACTCTTGGCCAGTAGTTTTGTGCCCGTCTATGCTGGAATCAAACCGGTGGAATGGCAAGGACAG AAATGGATTGACGGGGGATTCACGGATAGTCTCCCCATCCTGCCAGAGGGACGTACCATCACAGTCTCCCCCTTCGCAGGTCCCCAAGACATCTGCCCAAAACACAGAGGGCTCATGAACCTCCACCTCAAACTGGCCAACATGGACGTAATG TTTTCCAAAGAGAACATCATCAGGTTAAACCAGTCCTTATTCCCTCCGTTAGAGGAAAGGATGAACCAGTATTGTAAAGAGGGTCATGACGATGCAGTGAGGTTTCTGAAGAACGAAAACTGGATCCAGTAG